A single genomic interval of Sesamum indicum cultivar Zhongzhi No. 13 unplaced genomic scaffold, S_indicum_v1.0 scaffold00109, whole genome shotgun sequence harbors:
- the LOC105178844 gene encoding 1-Cys peroxiredoxin, translating into MPGLSIGDTLPDLEVETTHGKLKLHDYVGDSNFTIIFSHPGDFTPVCTTELGLMAAYADKFAERGVKLLGVSADDVQSHNEWIKDIEAYNKGHKVNYPIAADPTRHIIKQLNMVDPDEKDSSGQQTPSRALHIVGADKKIKLSFLYPASTGRNMDEVLRVVDSLHKASHHKIATPANWKPGDPVVISPTVSNQEAKQMFPQGYQTAHLPSGKDYMRFTNLHDQY; encoded by the coding sequence atgcCAGGGCTGAGTATTGGAGACACTCTCCCAGATCTTGAAGTGGAAACCACTCATGGAAAACTCAAACTCCACGATTATGTGGGCGACAGCAACTTCACCATCATCTTCTCTCATCCGGGTGACTTCACTCCCGTTTGCACCACCGAACTGGGGCTGATGGCCGCATATGCTGATAAGTTTGCGGAGAGAGGCGTTAAGCTCTTGGGAGTGTCTGCTGATGATGTGCAATCTCACAATGAGTGGATCAAAGACATTGAAGCCTACAACAAGGGGCACAAGGTGAACTACCCCATTGCTGCAGATCCCACCAGACACATTATAAAGCAGCTCAACATGGTGGATCCTGATGAGAAGGATTCCTCTGGCCAACAAACCCCATCGCGTGCTTTGCATATAGTTGGGGCAGACAAGAAGATCAAGTTGAGCTTTCTGTACCCTGCTAGTACGGGTCGCAACATGGACGAAGTGTTGAGGGTGGTGGATTCATTGCACAAGGCTTCACATCACAAGATTGCTACTCCCGCCAACTGGAAGCCTGGGGATCCTGTGGTTATATCACCCACCGTCTCTAACCAAGAGGCTAAACAGATGTTTCCGCAGGGATACCAAACTGCTCACCTCCCATCTGGCAAGGACTATATGCGTTTCACTAATCTCCATGATCAATACTGA